In Tsukamurella tyrosinosolvens, the genomic window CGCGACCGTCAGCCAGGTGGCCGTTCCCCGCCGGCCGTGGATCCAGAACGTGCGGGGCAGGTACGCGGCGTACGTCGCGTAACTGCCGACACCGGTGTAGAAGCGGCGGGGCGAGACCTCCACCACGACGTCCCGGATCAGCGCGCACTCCCCGCCCGAGTCCTGGACGCAGAGGGCGATGTCGACGTCCTCGAAGACGTCTCTGCGCATCGCGACGTGCGGCCGTATCCGGCGCCACGTCTCGGCGCGGAAGGCCATGCTCGGGCCGAAGCAGTAGCTCACCCGCTGCGCGCGTTTCTCGTTGCGCCCGAACGGGTCGTTCCACTTGTTCAGGGCGGATTGGAACCGCCGGCCGGGGAGCCCGCGGAACTCCCCGAGGGTGGAGACGACGTCGAAGCCGCGGCCGTCGTCGGTGTCGAAGAACGTGCGAAGGCGCCGTGCCCACCCCGGAGCGACGACGGTGTCCGCGTCGATCCGGGCGATCACCGACGACGTGGCGGCGTCGAGCCCCGCGTTGCGGGCCCACACCAGGCCCTGCCGGGTCTCGCGGATCAACTTCACGACGGGGTTCGCCGCGGCGGTGGCCTCCACCAGGGCGACGGTGCGGTCTGTCGAGTTGTTGTCGACCACGATGATCTCGTCGATCTCGGAGCCTTCGGCGAGCAGTCGCTCGAGGCATTCCTCGATGACCTCGTCCTCGTTGTAGGCGGGAACGACAACAGTCAATGTGCTCTCTGCCATGGCGAAACGCTACGTCCGCCTCGGGACCGTCGCAGCGCGGCGACCGGTGAGACTACTCACAGGTCGCCGGCGATGTGGCGTTTGAAACACAACCGGGACGGGATCGCGGACCGTCGGCGACGGTACCGGGACGTGAGCGGCCCATCGTGAGGACATGGCTCATGTACTCACGAAATCGGCTGCCGCGCTGGTCGTCCTCGTCGCTGTGGCGGCGGTGATCGCGGCGTGTTCGGAGACGCTCCCGGGGATACCGGGAGGGGTGGAGACGGGCACCGTCGGGCAGTTGGGGGAGGCGGACGGCGTGGTGCTGGACCGGGTGGCGGTCGATGCGGATGTGCCGGCGGTGACAAGGCTCGATCCGAAGCTGCGCACGGCGATCCGGTCGGCTGCACGCGCCGCGGCCCGGGAGGGCGTCGCGATGCACCTGACGTCGGGGTGGCGGTCCAAGCGATACCAGCAGTTCCTCTACGACGATGCTGTGCGGCGGGACGGGGCGGAGGAGGCGGCGCGGTTGGTCGCGACTCCGTCGACCTCGGAGCACGTAACGGGCGATGCGGTGGACGTGGGGCCGACGGAGGCCGCGTACTGGATGGACCGCTACTCGGAGCGGTTCGGGTTGTGCCGCACGTACGCGAACGAAGTGTGGCACTACGAGCTGCGGGCCGGGCGGGCGTGCCCGGAGATGGTGTCCGACGCCTCGGCGCGGCAGCGATGAGTGGGGGACCGGTCAGTCGGACTCGAGGAGCAGGGTCTGGGCGTGTACGGGTGCGGAATGGGGACGGATGATGCGCACGCGGCCGACCGGCTGATGGGTGAGGTGGACGCCGGGCGCCAGGCTGCCTTCCTGGCGGTCGCCGGAGAACAGCACCATCGTGGCGTTGTGCTCGCGGATCCCGCCGACGACGCTGTCATAGAGCGCGCGGCTGATGCCCGCCGACCGGCGGGCGACCACCAGGTGCAGTCCGATGTCGGCCGCGTAGGGGAGATACGGGATCAGCGGGGCCAAAGGATTGTTCGAGGTGCCGGACGCGAGCAGGTCGTAGTCGTCCACGATGAGGTAGATGTGCGGTCCGGTGAACGGCGCCGCCTGTTGTTGCAGGTCCTCCGGCGGGAGGCGCCGCTGCAGTTCTTCTGCGATCCCCGCCGCAAGGGCCCCGGCCGCGGACGGCGAGCCCGCGTATCCGCCCAGGTAGTCGTCCGGGACGAAGCCCTGCAGTGTTCGCCGGGGATCGAAGAGGCCGATGACGAGTTGCTCGTCGGTGTGGGTCGAGACGAGTTCCTCGACGATCACGCGGAGGAGGTTCGTTTTCCCCGAACGGGATTCGCCGATGACGAGCAGGTGCTGGTCGGTCGTCGTCGGATCGAGGACGAGCGGGGCGAGGTCGGTCTCGTTGATGCCGACGAGGAGCGGCTCGCGCTCGGGAAATCCGGAGCGGAAGCCTCGATAGGCGAGCGCGTCGGGGAGGGTGGGAACCGGCGGCATGGCCTGCCCCGCGGCACGGTGCCGCGCCACTTCGACGACCTCGTCGAAGCCCGAGTCGGACGAGAGGTGGGGGAGGGCGATCTGGGCCTGCGCGCCGAGGGGTTCCGTCGTGATGACACGGCCGGGCTGATCGGCGCGGATCAGCGTGTTCTGTGCGCGGCCGATCGTCGAATCGAGTGGATCGTTGAGGCGATGCTCGATCTTGGTGCCGATCACTGCCTGCATCGACATCCGGAGATCGGCCCATCGCCCACCGACGATGACGACATGGATACCGAGCGCGAGACCGCGGTTGCCGATGTCCTGGACCACGTCGACGAGGTCCTCGTGGTTCTCCTTGAGGGAGGCCCAGCCGTCGATCGCGAGGACGATGTCGGCCGTCACGATCTCGGGGAACTGCTCGCCGTTTGCGATGCGCGCCCGGAGGTCGGCGATACCCTGGATTCGGCGCGACGCGAAGAACTGCTCGCGGGAATCCAGACTGCCGTGGAGATCGGCCACGATCCGGCGTGCGAGGTCGCCGTCGTAGCGCGTCGCGACACTCCCGGTGTTGGGGAGCCGCTCGAGGTCCGCGAGCGCCGTTCCGTTCGCGTCGATGACGTGGAACCCGAGCCTCGCCGGCGGGTGGCTGATCGCGCCGGCGGCGACGATGGTCCGCAGCGTGGTCGTCTTGCCGGTCTGCGGGGCGCCCGAGATGTAGACGTTGCCCGACGTTCCTCGGAAGTCGACGGTGAGCGGTGACTGACGTTGCCGTTTGGGCTCGTCGGCGAGGCCGATCGCGATTGCGAGGCCGTCCACGGAGTGGGTCGAGTCCGAGCCGATCTGGTCGAGGGGCAGGGTCGCCGGGAGCGGGGGCAGCCAGATGCGGCGGGACTGGAGGGCGGGCGCATCGAGCGCGTCGAGGATGACGTCGAGCGTCGTCGTGTCGGTCGGGGCGATCGTGGGTGCTGCGGAATGGCGGCCGGGATTCTCCGCGACGGGCGAGAACTCGAACCGCGACACCTCCGGCGCGGCCTCGCTCTGCACGCGCTCGACGCTGGGCCGGTACGGGCCGGAGACGAACGCGGCCTTGAACCTCGTGAAGACGTCGGGGTCGACCTTGAGGATCGCCGAGCCCGGCACGGCGGGCAGGGTGTGCGCATCGGACACACCGAGCGCCGTCCGGGATTCCTGTGCGGTGAACGTCCGCAGCCCGATCCGGTACGAGAGATGTGATTCGAGACCGCGGAGCCGGCCCTCCTCGAGACGCTGAGTGGACAGGAGGAGGTGGACGCCGATCGAGCGGCCGATCCGCCCGATCTGTACGAAGAGAT contains:
- a CDS encoding glycosyltransferase, with protein sequence MAESTLTVVVPAYNEDEVIEECLERLLAEGSEIDEIIVVDNNSTDRTVALVEATAAANPVVKLIRETRQGLVWARNAGLDAATSSVIARIDADTVVAPGWARRLRTFFDTDDGRGFDVVSTLGEFRGLPGRRFQSALNKWNDPFGRNEKRAQRVSYCFGPSMAFRAETWRRIRPHVAMRRDVFEDVDIALCVQDSGGECALIRDVVVEVSPRRFYTGVGSYATYAAYLPRTFWIHGRRGTATWLTVALPLTVGFHAARLAVLRGTGDGGFALRNVFRSTGAERERP
- a CDS encoding M15 family metallopeptidase, which encodes MAHVLTKSAAALVVLVAVAAVIAACSETLPGIPGGVETGTVGQLGEADGVVLDRVAVDADVPAVTRLDPKLRTAIRSAARAAAREGVAMHLTSGWRSKRYQQFLYDDAVRRDGAEEAARLVATPSTSEHVTGDAVDVGPTEAAYWMDRYSERFGLCRTYANEVWHYELRAGRACPEMVSDASARQR